Proteins encoded within one genomic window of Bos mutus isolate GX-2022 chromosome 9, NWIPB_WYAK_1.1, whole genome shotgun sequence:
- the KIAA0408 gene encoding uncharacterized protein KIAA0408 homolog gives MDLHKQWENTEAIWHKEKMELLDQFDNERKEWESQWKIMQKKIEELCHEVKRRRKINMSERAKVIDLDCEKAVGDKMESSPDYPNSGQCKFTGIHPRDILGKKDKTEQSLLRERNQVCKEQKTIKKSKVGYMDSEARDNQKEHGAWPDLRTSEAENKSCSGALNTALEELAKVSEELCNFQEEIRKRSNHRRMKSDSFLQETPNVMNTPHGGHMINNSQCIPSTSLENEKWKNRKNLSCTNVFQNNSKKKDGIDTTDPKRSETPPIPPPRSTSRNFPSSYSAQAHESWKERLDHSSWVAQEGQGEKNSHPHFLWKHDEMPLLGLNEGKTLNDGITFPSLAPEAKVDNKPPCNENAGLSMWSCNPGVCAKNSPSTLWFQKACSTPNKPKYEKVIPDHSAKPPSDLHISNDCSSLASQSSGPLRSFSYGFEKTTGNEKLAKKTDEFNRIVFRTDRNCHAVQQSQSCSERSEDLQRCETLTACTDNVSVSESVSDVLKTSAPMPVPRENVPDNSTKKPTPGQFRQTREPISPRSYRNMLHEHDWRPSSLSGRPRSADPRSNYGVVEKLLKTYETSAGSALQNSRCFQANWTKCSSDVSGGATLGQHLEKLQIEQELEHKTAMHGAQQVRQGVDRKKVTEESMAVKSSPGKGFSRPARPANRRLPSRWASRSPSAPPALRRTAHNFPIPLRSEASMV, from the exons ATGGACCTGCACAAGCAGTGGGAGAACACAGAGGCTATCTGGCACAAGGAAAAAATGGAATTACTGGACCAGTTTgacaatgaaagaaaggaatgggaAAGTCAATGGAAGATAATGCAGAAGAAGATAGAAGAG CTCTGCCATGAAGTAAAGCGTCGGAGGAAAATCAACATGAGTGAACGTGCTAAGGTCATTGATCTTGATTGTGAGAAGGCTGTTGGAGATAAAATGGAATCTTCTCCAGATTACCCCAATTCAGGACAATGTAAATTTACAGGGATACATCCCAGGGACAttctgggaaaaaaagataaaacagagcAGAGTTTACTCAGGGAAAGAAATCAAGTGTGCAAGGaacaaaaaacaatcaaaaaatcaAAAGTAGGGTATATGGATTCTGAAGCCAGAGACAACCAAAAAGAACATGGGGCCTGGCCTGACCTGAGGACTTCTGAGGCAGAGAACAAGAGCTGCTCTGGCGCCCTCAACACA GCTCTTGAAGAACTTGCCAAAGTTAGTGAAGAATTATGCAACTTTCAAGAGGAAATTCGGAAGCGGTCTAACCACAGAAG gATGAAGTCAGATTCTTTTCTCCAGGAAACACCAAATGTAATGAATACTCCACATGGAGGTCACATGATCAACAACAGCCAGTGCATTCCTTCAACCAGTTTAGAAAAcgaaaaatggaaaaacagaaaaaatctgAGCTGTACCAATGTTTTCCAGAACAATTCCAAGAAAAAAGATGGAATTGATACAACTGATCCGAAAAGAAGTGAAACTCCACCAATTCCTCCTCCAAGAAGCACATCTCGAAATTTTCCTAGCTCATATTCTGCACAAGCCCATGAAAGTTGGAAGGAACGTTTAGACCACAGCAGCTGGGTGGCCCAAGAGGGTCAAGGTGAAAAGAACAGCCACCCTCATTTTCTCTGGAAGCATGATGAGATGCCACTGCTGGGTCTAAATGAAGGGAAGACTCTGAATGATGGTATCACGTTTCCTTCTTTGGCACCAGAAGCCAAAGTAGATAACAAGCCTCCATGTAATGAAAATGCTGGACTTAGCATGTGGTCGTGCAACCCTGGGGTTTGTGCAAAAAATAGCCCCTCTACACTGTGGTTTCAGAAAGCCTGCTCTACTCCCAATAAGCCGAAATATGAAAAGGTAATTCCAGATCACTCTGCTAAACCTCCTTCTGATCTTCATATAAGCAATGACTGTAGCTCCTTAGCGTCACAGAGCAGCGGCCCACTGAGAAGTTTCAGTTATGGCTTTGAAAAGACTACTGGGAATGAAAAGCTGGCAAAAAAGACTGATGAATTTAACAGAATTGTATTTAGAACAGATAGAAATTGTCatgctgtacaacaaagtcaaAGCTGCTCAGAACGATCCGAAGATCTTCAGCGCTGTGAGACCTTGACTGCGTGCACAGACAACGTCTCAGTCAGTGAGAGTGTTTCTGATGTTCTGAAAACCAGTGCCCCCATGCCTGTGCCCAGGGAAAATGTGCCTGATAATTCCACCAAAAAACCCACACCAGGCCAGTTCAGACAAACGCGGGAGCCCATAAGCCCTCGCAGTTACCGGAATATGCTTCACGAGCATGACTGGAGACCAAGTAGTTTGTCTGGCCGGCCAAGGTCTGCGGACCCCAGGTCAAATTATGGTGTGGTGGAAAAGCTGCTGAAAACCTATGAGACATCTGCGGGGTCTGCATTGCAGAATTCTCGATGCTTCCAGGCCAACTGGACCAAATGTAGTTCTGATGTCAGTGGTGGAGCCACATTAGGTCAACATTTAGAAAAGCTCCAAATAGAACAAGAGCTTGAGCACAAGACAGCAATGCATGGAGCACAGCAAGTGAGGCAAGGAGTAGATCGGAAAAAGGTAACTGAG GAATCCATGGCAGTGAAATCCTCACCTGGAAAAGGATTTTCCCGACCTGCCAGACCAGCAAATCGCCGTCTCCCATCCAGATGGGCATCTAGATCTCCTTCAGCACCCCCTGCCTTGCGGAGAACTGCCCACAACTTCCCCATTCCTCTGCGATCAGAAGCATCGATGGTCTAA